The DNA segment CGCCTGCGTAACCTGCTCCTTCGCCTGCGGGATAGAGGCCGGCGGTGTTCAGGCTGCAGAAATCGTCTCCGCGTAATATCCTTACCGGTGAGCTGCTGCGTGTTTCCACGCCAGTTAGCACCGCGTCGGGCATGTCGAAGTTTTCGAGTTTTCTGCTCATTGCGGGGATCGCTTCGCAGATCGCGGCGGCGACATAATCGGGGAGGCAATGGCGGAGGTCGCAGCCGGTAACGCCCGGTCGAAATGACGGAAGGACATTTCCGAACCGCGTTGTCGGTCGGCCCGCGAGAAAATCGCCTACTGTCTGGGCCGGGGCGTTATACGTCTCGCCGCCCATTTCAAAGGCCTTTTGCTCCCACTTGCGCTGAAACTCTATGCCCGCAAGATCATCGCCTGGGCCGAAATCTTCGGGTTTTACGCCGACGAGTATGGCAGCGTTGGCGTTTTCTCGATCGCGGGCGAACGAACTCATGCCGTTGGTGACGACCTGGCCGGGCTCGCTGGCTGCGCCGATGACTTCACCGCCGGGGCACATGCAGAAGGTGTAGGCTGATCGGCCGGTATCGCTGTGGTGGACGAGTTTGTATTCTGCTGCGCCCAGGCGAGGGTGGCCGGCGTACTTGCCGTACTGTGCCTTGTCGATCATATCCTGCGGGTGTTCGATACGCACGCCAATTGCGAACGGCTTGCGGGCCATCTGCACGCCTGTGCGATTGAGCATTGCGAACGTGTCGCGTGCGCTGTGTCCGATCGCGAGGATCACGGTTTCGGTGTGGATGGCTTCGCCGCTTGCAAGACGCAAGCCGCGGACATGAGAGTTTTCGATCAGCAACTCATCCATACGGGTTTCAAAACGAACATTGCCGCCGAGAGTTATTATCTTTTCTCTGATTCGGGCGACCATACCGACAAGCACATCCGTGCCGATGTGGGGCTTGGCGATGTATCGAATTTCTTCGGGAGCACCGGCCTGGATTAACTCCGCGATCACTTTATCAACCCTGCAGGCGCGGTCCTTTATGCCGGTGGTAAGCTTGCCGTCTGAGAAAGTGCCTGCGCCGCCCTCTCCGAACTGCACGTTTGAATGCTCGTCAAGTATACCCTTGTTCCAGAATCTCGCGACGTCTGCTGCGCGATCTTTTGCAGGCTTGCCGCGTTCGAGGATTATCGGTTTGAGGCCGGCTTCGGCAAGCAGCAGGCCCGCGAAAAGGCCGGAAGGTCCTGTACCGACGATGACCGGACGGGACTTAGGTATCCTAGTCAAAGAAGGAGGTGTATATTCTCGTTCTTTTGGCTTCTGAACGCCTTTGAGTGAGTCCAGGCGTCCTGTGAGCTCATCTTCGTCCTGTAGTTGCGTATCAACTGAATACACGAACGATACGCCGCGCCGTTTGCGTGCATCGATACTGCGGCGGTATATGCGCCAGTTCTGAATCTGTTCCGGTTTGACGCCCAGACGTTTGCAAACTTCGCGCAGCAGATCCTGCTCTGTATGATCCAACGGTAAACTTATGTCATTGATCCTTAGCATCACCCTGCCGGTCAATCCCTAAACCACCCCAGGTCATTCATTTTCATCCACCCCGCCGTAGATCGGCTTCATCTTGCCCAGGTTCGGCACGATCGGCAGTGCTCCCTCGAACGGCTTGTAAGCATCGCCCCAGTAGAGGAAAAACGCCTTGCCTACAAGGTACCCACGAGGCACGATGCCTTCGCGGTATGTCCTTCCTTCGTTGCCGATACCGGGTCCGCGCCACATGCGGCTGTCGTGGCTGATCGGGCTGTTGTCGCCGGCCATGAAATACTCGTCTTCATCAAGCGTAAACGGCTCGTTGGGTCGTGGACGCAGGACATTGCTTCCGTAATACATGTCACGCCATATCTCAATGTGACTTATGTCGATGTTGCTGGCACCGTAGATTTCTACGCCGGGCTTGTAATCGCGGCGATGCACTCCCATATCACCACGCTGGCGGCCTGCATCGTATTTGAGTACATTTTCACCAATGCGCAAAACGACCATGTGATCCACTATTTCAAAGCTGAACTCTGAGCCGTTCCACACACTTACTCCTGGAATATCGCGCTGAACAAGGACTTCCCTCTGTTCACCTGTGAAACGGTCAATGATCATCTGACCGGCAAAATCGACCCAACCACGGTAGAGGACATTGTTCTTTTTCAGACCTGCTCCGATCATGCCGTCATCACTTGCGGAAGTGACATTGAAGACAACACGGAGATCACTAACTTCGGGTCTTATAGCTATGGGATTGCTGTTATACGCATATCTGGCTTCGAAGTCGTGTCCGGTCCGGTCGACATAGTGTAGTGTGTTGATCCGGCTTTGCGGACTGACCAGTGAGAATACGGCCGAGTTTTCGACACTGGTGTTCCATATAGAACCATCTACATTTTCAAAAGGCTGCTGCCAGACTTGGTTAGTGTACGGCCCTTTGTCTTCGAGAGCCGCTGCGAGGCGATCCGCACGTCCGCCTGGCTGATAATCGTTTATGTATAGCGGCATCCAGAGTTCGTCCTGCACTTTTGGGGGTTTGCGCCGTATAAGGCCGTCGATATAAACGTCACCGTCTATCAGCTCCACGGTTTCGCCCGGCTTTGCGATAAGGCGTTTAATGTAGTTTTCCTCGGGCCGGATGGGATATTTGAACACGACGACATCCCAGCGATCAGGTTCTTTGAACTGGTAGGCAGCTTTGGAAACGAAAATACGGTCTCCGTTCGTTACGGCAGGCATCACTTCCGGGCTTGCCCAGTACGCGCAACTGGGGCATCTGGCATGCGGCAGTTCGCTGACTTCATCCGTTCCGAGATCGTATTCGTAGCCGCAGCGGGGACATCTGAGGTGGTAATGGTCGCCGCGCAGTGTCTCGGCCATGCTTCCGGTGGGTATTCTGAAGGCCTCTACTACGAACGCGCGGAATACAAATGCCAGCACAACGGCGATAAGCAGCCATTCGAACGTGTTTACAACACCGGCAAGTGTGGTATTGTAACGAGGCTCGAACTGTGATCCGGGCTGGTTTTCGCGAAATCCTTTTCCCATTTACTCAGCTCCATGAATGTCATTCTTAATCGGTCGCGGTGTCGGTTTGATAACGGCCGCCGTATATGGCTTTCATACCCCTGGTGTTGGGTACGAGCCTCGGGCCGAACCCCTTGTTCCCGATCTTTGGCTGATAACCGCCCGGCCAGTAGACAAAGAACGCCTTGCCGACCAGGTATTCACGCGGTACAACACCTTCGCGATACTCTCTGCCGCTGTTTCCTAGGCCGGGCTGATCCCAAAGCCTGCTGTCGAAGCTGGCTGGGCTGTTGTCACCGCACACGAAATACTGGTCGTCTGAAAGTGTGAACGGGTCACCTGCTCCTGCTCGTAGAATGTGGTCGCCATTTTGCGTAACCTGCGTGTAGTGCATGTCGCGGAATAGGCCTACATGACTGAGGGTCAATTCGCCGGCACCGAATATTTTTGCTTCGGGCATGACCTTGATTATTGTTCCAGCGTCGTCTCTGTCACGTCCCAGATCATATTCTATTTGAGAATCGCCGAATTCAAGTACGAGTCTGTGGTCGACATTCATAAAACGGAATCGTTTTGCTTCGTCGCCCTGGACCCACTTGCCTTGCCCGGCCGCAAGCTCTGTTATGGTGTCCTCAGCGTCTATTCGCGAAATGACCATGGTTCCGTCTGAGTTAACCCGGCCCCTGTAACGGATCCCGTATTTCGTCAGTTCTGCGCCGAGCACTGCATCGCCCTGCCCTGCCTGTACCTGGAACTGGGCCATCAGGTCACTGCATACGGGCATAAACTTGTAACTCCTTGGATTGTTATAAGCATATGAGGCGCGGAAATCGTTGCCTTTACTTGTGTCATAATAGATAGTATGGATATTATCCGGGGAGCTTTCGAGTTTGAACAGCCTTCCAGAATTTTCGGTCAGATCCCACTGAGAACCTTCGGTATTTACAAAGGGCTGGACCCAGGTATGGCCGTTGTATCTGGCGATCTCAGGCTCGACCGGGTGATAGTCATTATCATAGACAGACATCCACATTTCTTCCTGAACATTTTCAGGTTTGCGTGCCATTTTGCCGTCTATGTAGATGTCTCCGTCGACTATTTCCACCGTCTCGCCGGGCAGTGCGATCATTCGTTTGATGTAGTTGATCGCCGGCTCAACAGGATTTTTGAAGACAACAACATCCCAGCGGCTGGGTTCGATGAACTGGTAAATGCACTTGAGGACGAATATTCTGTCGCCCTTTGTCACCGGACCGACCCTTTCAGGGGGGACCACGGGACGACCGTAAGACAGCTTTACCGGGGCCATAAAATAGCCGCAGCTTGGACAACGCGGAGGCAGGGTTCTTTGGACCCTGTTGCCTCGGCCAGTACGGAGAGGCTCGATAACTACATTATCACCTCCGGGGGTCACGTTCGGGGACAGATTGTATCTCTGGTGGTCAAAGCCGTAATCATAAAGGTATCCGCACTGAGAGCATCGCAGTTTGAAGTGAGCGCCCTTTAGGCTGCTGGCCATGCTGCCGGTGGGTATCGTGTAGGCCTGCATTACAAATACGATAAAGACAAGCGTGACCGAAAATGCCATCAGCACCCATTCAGCCGTTCCGAGTACGGAATCCGCTAAACCAGACTTTTTGTTCTTATTCCGTTTATTTCTTTGCGCCAAAACTACGGCCTTTCGCTATCACCAAGAAACGATTTGCAACTCCATCAAGAATTACAAAAAAGTTGACCTCATCTAAATCCAGAATAGATGCATGTGCGGCTACGAAAAAATTAAAACCTGATTATTGCATCCAGAGCCCTGGCGGTCAAGAAGGTATTGCATTTTTCGGACATTACAACCCGCCGAGTGCCCATAATTGAACGATATGAGGCGATACTTCTATTAGAAATCTGCTTAAATATGCTTTTAATCACTTGGCCAGCAGAACTCGATAGCGGCAATGATGCAATCATTAAATGAAGGATTTGCTTTTAATGCAGCAGCGTCAAAAATATCCAAAAATATTTCTTGCTCGTTAGAAGTCTTTATTGTATAGTGATTTGCGATAGCTAACTGATTTTTAACAGCGTTCACAGCCACTTGGATCAGCTATCGTTTCCGCCCTTAATTACGGGGATTTTTTGTGCCTCAGCGGGGCTATTGAGTCTATTAACATCGATTTTTCTTTAATAAACTGCTAGTTTCGGGGAAGTCCATGGCAACCGTAACAAAGAAAGAACTCATCGACCGCATAGCGGATCAAACACAAGCAAAAAGAGTTGTAGTCAAGCGGATCATTCAGTCATTTCTCGATGAGATGGTGACTGAACTTTCGGATGACAACCGGCTTGAATTCCGTGATTTCGGCGTCTTCGAAACTCGAACCCGTGCAGCAAGAGTAGCACAAAACCCTAAGACTCTTGAAAGAGTGCAAGTACCTGCTAAAAGAACAGTAAAGTTCAAGATGGGCAGGCTTATGAGGGAAAAACTGAGCACACCCGTTGAAATGAGCGAAACCGAATAACAATCTTTGTTTAGTTTACGGTTGATCCGATCATCTCACGAATCGTTGTGCCGGCCATTGGCCAGAATCGAGAACCAGGAGTTCTAAAATGTCTGACGGAATTGTTAAGTGGTTCGACAGGAAAAAAGGGTATGGGTTTATTTCCTGCGGGCCCGATCCAGATGTCTTTATCCACCATTCTAACCTCGTTGATCGTGCAAAGCTGCCCAATGAAGGCGATCGCGTTCAGTTCGAGGTAGAGAGCGGCGAGAAAGGCCCTGTAGCCAAGAGAGTCGCTATAGTGTAAGTTGACTCGCCGCATCATTGCGCAAGTTCATTTATGAGCGAGTGGGGGAAGTGCGGATTAAATTGGGGATAAGGGGGGAGCTGAAAAAAGTGAATACGCCCGAGAGGATTCGAACCCCTAACCCTCGGTTCCGAAGACCGATGCTCTGTCCAGTTGAGCTACGGGCGCCTGTGGTCGTGGTAATATATTGTCCGCAGAGATGTCTGTCAACAACTAAGACGTGAGAATGGGCAGTTTTGGCATACGGGTCATTCATCTGTCCAGCTAAACGCAACAGAGCGACCGTGAAGCCGCTCTGCTGATCCAACCGGAACATTTCAAATTTCAAACAGCCTCTAGTCTTTTAGATAGTCGTTCATAGCAGCAGCGGCTATGCGTCCCTGGCCCATTGCCAGGATAACAGTTGCTGCACCCAGAACGATGTCTCCGCCTGCGTAGACGCCATCGAGAGAGGTTTTGCAGTCTTCGTCGACGACGATATTGCCCCATTTATTCATTTCAAGGCCCGGCGTGGTCTGGCCTATCAGGGGATTGGCACCGTTGCCGATCGCAACGATGACGGTGTCGACATCTATTTCGAATTCACTGCCTTCGATAGGTACAGGGCGTCTTCTGCCTGAATCGTCAGGCTCACCCAGCTCGTACTTAAGGCATTCAAGAGATTTGACGTAACCATCGCCGTCTCCCAGGATGCGCTTCGGGTTCTGCAGTGTTTTGAATATGATCCCTTCTTCTTTGGCGTGGTGCACCTCTTCGACCCGCGCAGGCATTTCCGCTTCGCTGCGGCGGTAGATCAGGTAGACCTCTTCTGCGCCAAGACGGACCGCGGTACGAGCTGCGTCCATCGCGACATTTCCGCCGCCGAGCACAGCAACCTTCTTAGATACAGCGATCGGCGTATCTGCGCCTTCGCCGAACTGATAGGCCTTCATGAGGTTTGCACGGGTGAGGTATTCGTTCGCGCTGTAGACACCAACGAGCTGTTCGCCCTCAATGTTCATGAATCGCGGCAGACCGGCACCTACGCCTATGTACGCGGCGTCAAAGCCGTCCTCTTCGAGAAGCTGTTTGACGGTTCGGGTACGGCCTACGATGAAATTGCACTCAAACTTGACGCCCATCTTCTCCAGGCCCTTGATCTCGCGTTCAACGATGGCCTTGGGCAGACGGAATTCGGGGATACCATAAACAAGCACACCGCCAGGCTTGTGGAACGCTTCGAAGACGGTCACATCATGTCCCGCCCTGCGGCAGTCTGTGGCAACTACTACGCCGCCGGGACCTGAACCTATGACTGCGACCTTCTTGCCGGTGGGCGGAGCTATCTTTGGTGTTGAATCGTTTTCTTCGCCCCAGTCAGCGACGAAACGTTCGAGACGCCCTATCGCGACTGCCTTGTCGACATCCTTGAATCTCTTGGCGACTGTGCATTTTTCCTGGCACTGTACTTCCTGCGGGCATACACGGCCGCATACAGATGGAAGCAGGGAGTTTTCCTTGATGATTTCCAGAGCCTGCTGGTACTGACCGTCCGCGATTGCAGACACGAAATCCTTGATCTTGATCTTTACAGGACAACCGGCCACGCAGGGGGCGTTCTTACACTGCAGGCATCGCAACGCTTCCAGTCTTGCCTGGGTTTCGGTATAGCCAGTCGCGACTTCGTCAATATTGTCGCGCCGCTCAGTTGCATCCTGAGCGGGCATGCCCTGCGGCGGGATCTCATATCTCTCTTTGGGCTTTAAATCGCCGTTGTTATGTTTTTCGAGTAGTTCCTGTAAAAGCTTCTTATCGTCAGTCACAAGTAAACTCCATGGTATATTTTCTGCTGCTTGGATCGGCAGTCTTGGGTTCTCTATTTATTATTGTTCGCGTCAAGACCGATACGGCACTTATGCTGATACTGCTCGTAGGCCTTTTTCTCGAGGTCCTTGTAAGCAGCCTGCCTTTTCATCATTTGATCGAAATCTACCTGGTGGCCGTCGAATTCGGGGCCGTCGACACAGACGAATTTCGTCTCACCTCCGACTTCGACACGGCAACCGCCGCACATGCCCGTGCCGTCGACCATGATGGTGTTAAGCGAAACCTGCGTTGGCACATCGTACTTGCGGGTAACTTCGCTGCAGAATTTCATCATTATCGCGGGGCCTATTACCATCGCGAGATCAGGTTTTGGCGATTGTTTGCAAATTTCTTCCAGAGGCTCGGTGACCAATGCTTTTCGCCCGCATGATCCATCGTCCGTAACTATGATCAGTTCATCACTGATAGATGCGAAGTCTTCTTCGAGGATAAGCAAGTTCTTTGTTCTGGCTCCAAGGACAGTCACAATTTCATTGCCTGCGTCCTTGAGAGCCCTTGCTATGGGAAGCAAGGGTGCGTTTCCAATGCCGCCGCCGACACAGACAACTTTGCCGAACTTCTCTATGTGCGTTGGGGTGCCAAGCGGCCCTGCAATATAGCCCATTTCATCACCAATGTTCAGCTCGGACATCTGGGCCGTGGTTTTACCAACTCTCTGCCATACCAGGCGAATAGTTCCTTTTTCGGTGTCAGCCCCGGCAATTGTGAGTGGAATGCGTTCACCAATTTCGGCATCGAGGCCGACGATTACAAACTGACCCGGCTTGCGGGCTTCGGCTATCAGCGGAGCTTTGACATCGACTGTGAAGACATTTTCTGACAATTGCTGCTTTTTAATTATCTTGTGCGCCACGTTCACCTTTCACGAAAAATCTGTCTGGAATTCGTGCGTTCCGGGCGGTCCTGTACCGCAATCTCAGAGCGCAGTTGAGAAAAGTGCAGGTATGATATGCAAGTTGTATCCATATGTCAAACGAAACAGTAAGCATCAACCGTTATACGGGGACAACCTTGCATTGGTCGGTGGTGATGCAGAAAAACACCTAAAAAACACTAGCAACTGTAAGGTACTGTCAGGCATGAACTTATGCTGCCATGGTTTTTGGAAATCGACAAATCTACAAAAGCAAAAAAATATTTCACAATTTGATATTTTTAGAAATTCTTATAGCTACCAAGCCCCCTGCTTATGGACTGGCACTCGAACCCCTGCCTATTCATGTCGGAGTGATTCGATCGGATCCATATGCGCCGCTCTGTAAGCTGGATATATTCCAAATGCAAGTCCGACTGCTGCACTAATACCGAAGGCCAGAACAAGCGAACCGGGAGTAATTACCGTCCGCATCTGACCGAAATAGGTAACTAATATGGGAATCAGTGATCCCACCGCCATCCCCAGTATACCGCCGCAGAGTGTCAGGATCAGCGTCTCTGAAAGGAACTGCATTACAATATCCCTCTGCCTGGCACCAAGTGCACGTCGGATGCCTATTTCGCGTGTACGTTCACTGACAGTCGCCATCATAATGTTCATGATACCGATGCCGCCCACCAGAAGGCTGATAGCCGCGATAGAACCAAGGACGATGGTAAATATACGCTGGACATCTTTAGCGCGCTGCATAAGCTCCAGCGGCACAATAATTTCGTAATCATTCTTCTTGTGAAATCTAGATAGTATAGACTGCACGCTCCGCCTTGTAGACAGAACCTGGTCGATTGTGCGCGACTGCACAATAATTTCCTGTAACTCAACACGCTCCAGTGTGGCACCGCCGGCTCCCATTTGGATTGATGTTTCTCCAAATCGCGTCCGGGCCGTTGTAAGAGGGATATAGATTTTGCCCGTATTCGCACCGCGTTCCTTTTCCGGATTGTTTTTCCCGCCCTGCAGCTCTGATGCAGCTATGTCTTTCTGCGCAGAAACCACACCGACCACACTGTAATAATCTCCACCCACTTTTATGTTCTGTCCCAGCGGATCGTCAAACAGAAAGAGTTCGTTGCGAACCTTATCATCGATTACACATACAGCCTGTTTGTAATGTGTATCTGTTGTCGTAATGAAACGTCCATACTTTAGGCTCAAGGACAATATTTCCCGATACCACGGCACAGTTCCGATGACCTCGGTTGAGACCCGGCTGTTGCGATAAAGAGCCTGATCCGAAATACGTCTGTTTGGCACGAGCACACGCACGTTCGGTATTGCACCGCGAAACCGCTCCGCATCGTCGTAAGTCAAACCATATTCTTTGAGCGTCTGCTGTTGACCGATGGATGATTTGTCTTCTGGGGGCGGGACCGTTTTGATGATGATGTTTCGACTGCCCAACTGCGATATTTTTTCCTGAGCATCCTGGCTGGCCCCTTCTCCAATCGCCAACATTGAAACGACGGAACTGACGCCGAAAATAATCCCAAGCATCGTAAGGGTTGACCGTAGACGGTGCATCCAAAGGCTTTTAACTCCCAGTTTCAGCGTGCGTTTGAAACGAAAAATCATGAAAGGCCGCCCTTAATTATATACGTCTTCTGCAATCTGCCCATCGAACAATCTGATCGCTCTTTGAGCATGCGTTGCAATATTCTCATCGTGTGTTACAACTACCAACGTCTTGCCTTCCTCGTGCAAACGGTCGAGGATGTCGAGGATGTCCGAACCGCTTTGCGAGTCGAGATTACCTGTCGGCTCATCCGCCAAGATGATCAGCGGGTCGTTCGCCAAAGCCCTTGCGATAGCAACCCGCTGCTGCTGACCACCACTTAATTCCGAAGGACGATGCCGCATTCTGTCACCAAGACCCACCATTTCAGCAAGCTCTTTGGCCCTTTCGTTACTCTCCTCTTCACTGTAGTTCTGGTAAAACATGGGTATTTCTATGTTTTCTATGACATTCAATTGAGAGATGAGATTGAAGGACTGAAAAATAAAACCGATCCTTGCTCCGCGTATTTTGGAAAGTTCATCATCTTCCAGTTCTGAGACATCTACCCCTCCCAGTTTATAGCTGCCGCTCGTGGGCCGATCGAGACACCCAATCATATTCAGCAGTGTAGACTTTCCCGACCCGCTGGGGCCCATTATAGTCACATATTCGCCGGTATTGATCGTCATGTCAATTTCACGCAATACCCGCAGTTTTGTCGGGCCAAGCTGATAATTCTTGCAAAGTTTTTCCATTAAAAGAATGGACTCTTTTTGCGCATTGGCATCAATATGGGTCATAAGGCTATTATCTTCCATCAATTCTGTCCCCGACTCTGCGTTTCCACACTGCCCCCGCCACCAGGAGCTTTCGATGGTATGTTGTCGCCGGACTGCGTTTCTCTCGAGGCGCCGCGTTCGCCCCTTCCGGAACGTCTGCGTCCCTGGGGTGAGCCTTGCTCTTCGCGGGCTGCCTGTCCATCATTGGGTGAACCTTCATCTTCGCTCTGGCCATCCTCTGCCCGACGGTTTTTCCATGCATTGTTAGACTGGACATAACCAGATTCCCCAGAGTAACTGTCGAATAAAGGAGGATTCATAAGCACCTGTTCACCTTCTTCCAGGCCTTCTACGATCTGAACCATTGTGTCCGTAAAAGCTCCTGTGCGAACCTGCCGTTCTTCAGGGCCGGGCTCTGATTCTACGTAACAGACCTTTCTACCACCACGGTTAGCCACAACCTGGATCGGAACCTGCAGCACCTCTTCCATATCCCTGACCAATATCTCCACACTGCAGGACATGCGTGTTCTCAGAAATTCATGTGTACCATCTATACTTACAAGCGTCTTATATACTTTCAGGTCTGGGTTCATCCAGCCCTGCTGCTGGTCAGGTAGCGGAGCAACCTCCAGCACTTCGCCATGCAGGGTTCTATCAGGGAAGGCATCCATGATGATCTGTGCCGGCTGACCGGCCCTTACTTTGTCCACTTCGGTCTCATGGACGCTGATCTCTGCGACCATGGCAGCGGTATCCGGCATCGAAATAATGGTCTGGCCTTCGTAGACAACTTCACCTTTGGCAATTATACCGCCTGAACCGCCTCGTCTCATAGCTCTGAACGTATCGCCGCTACCGCCCTCTCCGTAGATCACCAGCCCCGGCGCAACCGCTCTAATTGTGCAAAATTCTATCTGCTCCCGCAGTTCTTCCACGAAATTGCGTTGCGAATTATACCGCTCCTCCCAATTGTTCAAGCTTGCCTGGGCTTGCGCCAGTCTGGATCGGCATTGAGCGTAGGTCCGCTCAAGCTCTCGGCCAGCTTCAACGTAATCACTGAGATATTGCTCAGCGTTCTTCGGAAAATCGTAATTAAGGAACAGATCGAGATTAACCTGAGCATTTTCCCGGGAAAACTGACGACTTGTAACATCCAGCCTGTCCCGCTCCAACTGCAGATCCGAAACATAGTCCGCTTCGTGCAGCTTTTCGGAGCCTGCCAGTGTGTCCTCAGCAGTTGTAAGGTTGCCTT comes from the Anaerohalosphaera lusitana genome and includes:
- a CDS encoding efflux RND transporter periplasmic adaptor subunit, giving the protein MRHKKKLIIFLAAAVIVATVWFLAAQTGAVDVNEEQTVPVRRGDLMVTVTEGGSIRAKDSIQYKCRVERMRGISDIAILDIVPPGTYVTQEDVDNGMVLVELDSSSLEDRLQEEEMELAGDQENYTAAKEAYDIQVIQNESDSSNARLTVRFALLDLEKYLGKQLAAQLTKNVDEAESLTGHVSPFLEKVKNDPNLLDGSSAGQELKRLRDEIVLAEGNLTTAEDTLAGSEKLHEADYVSDLQLERDRLDVTSRQFSRENAQVNLDLFLNYDFPKNAEQYLSDYVEAGRELERTYAQCRSRLAQAQASLNNWEERYNSQRNFVEELREQIEFCTIRAVAPGLVIYGEGGSGDTFRAMRRGGSGGIIAKGEVVYEGQTIISMPDTAAMVAEISVHETEVDKVRAGQPAQIIMDAFPDRTLHGEVLEVAPLPDQQQGWMNPDLKVYKTLVSIDGTHEFLRTRMSCSVEILVRDMEEVLQVPIQVVANRGGRKVCYVESEPGPEERQVRTGAFTDTMVQIVEGLEEGEQVLMNPPLFDSYSGESGYVQSNNAWKNRRAEDGQSEDEGSPNDGQAAREEQGSPQGRRRSGRGERGASRETQSGDNIPSKAPGGGGSVETQSRGQN